The sequence below is a genomic window from Leisingera sp. M658.
GAACACCGTTTTCACCGCAGGCTGCACGATTTCTGCGAAACAATCGAACACGCGTTGACCGCACTGCTATTGGTTGCCCTTGGCAATGTCCTGCCGGTTCTTCTTGAAGATCTAACTTGGGCACATCTCCTATTGGCACTTCTGCTCATCGGCGTGATCCGGCCTTTGGCCGGCTGGCTCTCGCTGGCTGGTTCGCAGCTCCGCAAACGCGACCGTTTTGTGGTGTCCGTGTTTGGCGTCCGGGGGATCGGGTCAATCTACTATCTCTGCTACGCCGGCGCACATTTGGAGTTTGTGAACGAACCGGAATTATGGGCCCTGATCGGGCTAACCATTCTGCTTTCGACCATGTTGCACGGCTTCACTGTCGGCCGCGCTATGGATGCGATTGCAAAATAGGCAGGCCGGTCAATCTGAAACACGCAGTCTATAACCTCAAGCGTTCAGGAAACGGGAGAAATTCCGGGAAAGGGCGACCAGACGCCCCAGGCATTCATGTGCACTATAACACGCGCATCCAGTGCAACAGCCATCAACATTCACGGACTTCGGCAATTCTGCTGCAATCCCTATCTCAGCCCTGCAACACCGCGATTGTTCCGCGTCCTGCACTGCTGCTGAGCCAGATGTGCCAGATGCGCCTGAATCATCCGGGTGGAAACTGGCCGGGCAAGCACCGGCCATCTTAAGCGCGGTGAATGCCCGTCCAGTTCGTCTTCGGCAGCATCACCCAATAGGACCAGCCTCCCGCCGCGTCCCTGAACCGCCTGATCAATCTTGAGTCTGGTAACCTGTTCGGATCCCGCTTCGACAAAGGCCACCGCAATCCGCCGGTATGGCGTGATCGACATCAGCGCGCTTTCATGCCCCTTTTGCACACTGATTTCGGCCACCGGGTCAAAGTCCGAGATGGTATCGCAGATATCGCAGGTGATCAGATAGTTTCTGGACACGATCAGATAGACATGTGCCCTGTCTTGATTGGGCTCTTCCATTGCTTCCGCTCCCCCCTACAGTCAAGCATTTTGGAACTTTTCAGGTTCAGGCGCATTAAACTGTGACATAGCTGCGAAAGGGGAATGCCCGTGTCACCAACCGCCTGCCAGAATTGCCCGCTGCGCAAGCGGCCCGTTTTTACACCGATGTCGCGTGAGGAAGTCATCTTTACCCAGGAGTTTAAAACTGGAGAGCTAACGGTGGATGCAGGCACGACGATCCTGCTGGAAGGATCTAACAGCCCGCAGCTCTATACAGTGCTGAACGGCATGGGCACGCGCTACACGACATTGGAAAATGGCCGCCGGCAAGTGATCAATTTTCTTTTCCCCGGCGATATTGCCGGTCTGCAGGCCAGCCTGATGGGAGAGATGAAGCATTCAGTGGAAGCGGCCACCCCGATGACGCTGTGCGTGTTCCGCCGCGCTGCGCTGTATGAGCTGTTCCAGCGGCATCCAGAGCGCGCATACGACTTGACGTGGATTGCCGCGGTCGAGGAGCATTTCCTGGGGGAAACCATTGCGTCTCTGGGGCAGCGGGATGCTTCGCAGCGCATTTCCTGGGCACTGGTGCGGATTTACGAGCGGCTCAAATCTGTTGGCATGGAGGTGAAGGACACAGTGCCGCTGCCATACCGCCAGCAGGACCTTGCAGATGCGCTTGGCCTGTCTCTGGTACACACCAACAAGATGCTGAAAACGCTGCGGGACAGTAAACTTGCACAATGGCAGAATGGAAATCTGCAGATCAGGAACCTGCCTGCGCTTGCCGAGGTAGCGATGATCGAATTAACCGCGCCCGAACGGCGGCCGTTGATCTGAGGCAGCTTTGCCAAGAGCTTCTGCCAAATCTTCCGCCTGCCTCCAGCTTGGGCTTCCCAGGTTTCAGCGGTC
It includes:
- a CDS encoding Crp/Fnr family transcriptional regulator, with product MSREEVIFTQEFKTGELTVDAGTTILLEGSNSPQLYTVLNGMGTRYTTLENGRRQVINFLFPGDIAGLQASLMGEMKHSVEAATPMTLCVFRRAALYELFQRHPERAYDLTWIAAVEEHFLGETIASLGQRDASQRISWALVRIYERLKSVGMEVKDTVPLPYRQQDLADALGLSLVHTNKMLKTLRDSKLAQWQNGNLQIRNLPALAEVAMIELTAPERRPLI